From the Nonlabens marinus S1-08 genome, one window contains:
- a CDS encoding RteC domain-containing protein, producing MVKELLDAFLKYKEDIKPLMDTDLSDPLNIKKGLALSTKSMHFLRRLIRDKKFPTIEEEIEFFKHTKPFINGRIIYFSTLYNFQLTRKAGSIKKRQNCIDRELEGIQLLIHRIPEFYGYHRTNDTRLDEFYFVRGHEKLDLISDPSYHYTDPDFSTSHDISVSQIIAYDLLTLYFNKELETLRRIELNLKTEPESPAILHDLSWTASKTDLVEVIYALQASGAIRDGRAEIKKMAQVCETLFNLDLGNVYKTYLEIKSRKSDKTFFLNQLKSSLDAKILSEEEKY from the coding sequence ATGGTTAAAGAATTACTCGATGCGTTTCTCAAATACAAAGAAGACATCAAACCCCTTATGGATACGGATTTATCAGATCCTTTAAATATCAAAAAGGGTTTAGCGCTCAGTACCAAAAGCATGCATTTTTTGCGCCGCTTGATCCGGGATAAGAAATTTCCAACCATAGAGGAGGAGATTGAGTTTTTTAAACATACCAAACCATTTATCAACGGACGGATTATTTATTTTTCTACGTTGTATAATTTCCAACTCACAAGAAAAGCAGGGTCTATTAAAAAGAGACAAAATTGTATTGATAGGGAGTTGGAAGGCATACAGCTGTTGATACATCGCATTCCAGAATTTTACGGGTACCACCGCACCAATGATACACGTCTCGATGAGTTCTATTTCGTGAGAGGACACGAAAAGTTAGACCTCATCTCTGATCCGTCCTACCATTATACGGATCCAGATTTTTCTACCAGTCACGACATCTCTGTTTCTCAAATTATTGCTTACGATCTACTGACGTTGTATTTCAATAAAGAATTAGAAACACTCAGGCGCATCGAACTCAATCTCAAAACAGAGCCCGAAAGTCCCGCCATCCTTCACGACCTTTCCTGGACCGCTTCTAAAACCGATTTGGTGGAGGTGATCTATGCCTTACAGGCATCTGGAGCTATTCGCGACGGCAGGGCAGAGATCAAGAAAATGGCTCAGGTTTGTGAGACCCTATTCAATCTCGACTTAGGAAATGTGTACAAAACGTATTTAGAAATCAAATCGCGAAAATCTGATAAAACCTTCTTTTTAAACCAACTCAAATCCAGTTTAGATGCGAAGATCCTCAGCGAAGAGGAAAAATACTAA
- a CDS encoding helix-turn-helix domain-containing protein gives MPAAIITTDDLHDFKLELIAEFKKIIEQPASKYVKKYLKSAEVMELLQISPGTLQNMRINGTLPYSKVGGIILYETEAIQKVLEDNRVNNQ, from the coding sequence ATGCCAGCAGCTATTATTACCACAGACGATCTACACGATTTCAAATTAGAACTTATAGCCGAATTCAAAAAGATCATCGAGCAACCCGCTTCAAAATACGTTAAGAAATACCTCAAGTCCGCTGAGGTAATGGAACTACTTCAGATCAGCCCAGGAACCTTGCAAAACATGCGCATCAATGGAACGCTACCTTATTCAAAGGTGGGCGGGATCATTCTTTACGAGACAGAGGCCATTCAAAAAGTACTGGAGGACAATCGTGTGAATAACCAATAG
- a CDS encoding P-loop NTPase family protein — protein MTNLATTFNPNTPHIIYEGGLEYRLGTLEGNLIQYDFAKVVKYLGVKGKLLFGKDFKLYDEDKELLLKLASYFVGDESSCSKYDLEVSKGLLLTGPVGCGKTTLMRLLPHLTPHRRAYEFMPCRNITFGFNHLGHKIIEDYATTKPYCFDDLGVEQTGKHFGQDCNVMGEILISRYEIFKNLTPHNNSPSGGLKWTRGQGARGLKGSLTHVTTNLNADELQEKYGERVRSRMREMFNLISFDENSVDKRK, from the coding sequence ATGACAAACCTCGCCACCACTTTCAATCCAAACACCCCTCACATCATCTACGAGGGTGGTTTGGAATACCGTTTGGGCACCTTGGAAGGAAATCTCATTCAATACGATTTTGCCAAAGTCGTTAAATACTTAGGCGTAAAAGGCAAGCTACTTTTTGGTAAAGATTTCAAACTCTATGATGAGGATAAAGAACTACTCTTAAAACTAGCCAGCTATTTTGTAGGTGATGAGAGTTCCTGCAGCAAGTATGATCTGGAAGTAAGTAAAGGACTTTTACTAACCGGTCCCGTAGGTTGCGGAAAGACAACTCTGATGAGGTTACTCCCTCACTTAACGCCCCACCGTCGTGCCTACGAATTCATGCCCTGCCGCAACATAACTTTTGGTTTCAATCATTTAGGCCACAAAATCATTGAGGACTATGCCACCACAAAACCCTATTGTTTCGACGATCTAGGCGTAGAACAAACCGGCAAGCATTTCGGCCAGGACTGCAATGTCATGGGAGAAATCCTAATCTCCAGATATGAAATATTCAAGAATCTTACACCTCACAACAATTCCCCCTCTGGGGGATTAAAGTGGACAAGGGGCCAAGGGGCTAGGGGATTAAAGGGGTCTTTAACCCACGTCACCACAAACCTCAACGCTGACGAGCTCCAAGAGAAATATGGCGAACGTGTACGCTCACGAATGCGCGAAATGTTTAACCTGATTTCGTTTGATGAGAATAGTGTTGATAAAAGAAAGTAA
- a CDS encoding helix-turn-helix domain-containing protein, with product MNRIKEILEDKGIKQVWLAQQLDKSYNVVNGYVQNRAQPSLEVLYEIARILDIDPKELLITPKEQQ from the coding sequence ATGAATCGGATCAAGGAAATCCTCGAGGACAAAGGTATCAAACAGGTATGGCTGGCACAGCAGCTTGATAAAAGCTACAACGTGGTCAACGGCTATGTACAGAACCGCGCACAGCCCAGTCTGGAGGTGCTTTATGAAATCGCACGCATACTGGATATTGACCCCAAAGAACTATTAATTACCCCTAAAGAGCAACAGTAA
- a CDS encoding site-specific DNA-methyltransferase: MDGTSLTPQEIKLQQLKELLPEAFSEGKIDWEKLQLTLGRDINLSNERYLLNWAGKSDAFRALQTPATQTLIPLKEESINFEETENIFIEGENLEVLKVLQRSYFNKVKMIYIDPPYNTGNDSFIYPDKFSETKDDYQKRVGDKDEDGYMTKEGLYHKNSKENGQYHSNWLNMMYPRLFLAKNLLKDDGVIFVSIDDNEVHNLRMLMNEIFGEENLMGQLLWKRRQNADSRNQSNVSTDHEYILVYSKSSLASFVGKEIDKSKYKNPDKDERGPWASIDLSGLATKDQRPNLHYDIVDPETNISYPPNPRRGWSKSKSNVEEMIADGRILFPKLPSGRPREKKFVKDLQKDRTGFSTWLNSKIVGYTTNGTRQVSALMEDKIFDFPKPVALISLFIEQITKTKEEDIVLDFFAGSGTTGQALLDTNAADDGNRKYICVQLQERTSEKSEAFKQGYKTIADLAKERIRRASSKIQNENPDYKGDLGFKVLKLSDSNFKQWRQLDVKDEKAIEKQLDMFVDPVSENAVIENIVYELLLKSGKDLNSKITHKDSLYIINDNELVMMLEQATEETVKTAIKLKPIKVIALDKLFKGNDQLKTNTALQMKDAGIEFKTI, encoded by the coding sequence ATGGACGGTACAAGCCTAACACCACAGGAAATAAAACTACAGCAGCTCAAGGAGCTGCTACCAGAAGCCTTTAGCGAGGGAAAAATAGATTGGGAAAAACTACAGCTCACGCTGGGTAGGGACATTAACTTAAGCAATGAGCGCTATTTACTCAATTGGGCAGGAAAGAGCGATGCCTTTAGGGCACTGCAAACACCAGCCACGCAAACGCTCATACCTCTCAAGGAAGAAAGCATCAATTTTGAGGAAACAGAGAATATTTTTATCGAGGGCGAGAATCTTGAGGTACTTAAAGTATTACAACGAAGCTACTTCAATAAGGTCAAGATGATCTATATAGATCCACCCTACAATACGGGTAACGATAGTTTTATCTATCCAGATAAGTTTAGCGAGACTAAGGACGATTATCAAAAGCGTGTGGGCGATAAGGACGAGGACGGTTATATGACCAAGGAAGGCCTCTACCATAAAAACAGCAAGGAAAACGGTCAGTACCACAGCAACTGGCTCAATATGATGTATCCACGCTTGTTTTTGGCAAAAAATCTATTAAAGGATGACGGCGTGATTTTCGTATCGATTGATGATAATGAAGTGCACAATCTTCGTATGTTGATGAACGAGATTTTTGGAGAAGAAAACTTAATGGGCCAGCTTTTATGGAAACGTAGACAAAATGCAGATAGCAGAAATCAATCAAATGTTTCTACCGATCACGAGTATATTTTAGTCTATTCAAAAAGCTCATTAGCATCCTTCGTCGGAAAAGAAATTGATAAATCTAAATACAAAAACCCAGATAAAGACGAAAGAGGACCTTGGGCAAGTATAGATTTATCAGGATTGGCAACTAAAGACCAACGACCAAATTTACATTATGATATAGTAGATCCAGAAACAAATATCTCTTATCCTCCAAATCCTCGAAGAGGTTGGTCTAAATCTAAATCGAATGTTGAGGAAATGATCGCAGATGGAAGAATATTATTTCCAAAGTTACCGTCCGGAAGACCGAGGGAGAAAAAATTTGTGAAAGATCTGCAAAAGGATCGTACCGGTTTTTCCACTTGGCTCAATTCAAAAATAGTTGGCTACACCACAAATGGAACTAGACAAGTATCAGCTTTAATGGAAGATAAAATTTTTGATTTTCCTAAACCTGTTGCTTTAATTTCATTATTTATTGAACAAATAACTAAAACAAAGGAAGAAGATATTGTATTAGATTTCTTTGCAGGATCGGGTACGACAGGGCAAGCATTATTAGATACAAATGCAGCAGATGATGGCAATAGAAAATATATATGTGTTCAGCTTCAAGAAAGAACATCAGAAAAAAGCGAAGCCTTTAAACAGGGCTACAAAACAATTGCTGATTTAGCAAAAGAACGCATTCGACGTGCCTCATCAAAAATCCAAAATGAAAATCCAGATTATAAAGGCGACCTCGGTTTTAAAGTCCTAAAACTGTCAGACAGCAACTTTAAACAATGGCGCCAGCTGGACGTCAAGGATGAAAAGGCAATCGAAAAGCAACTGGATATGTTTGTCGATCCAGTAAGTGAGAATGCCGTCATAGAAAATATAGTATATGAGTTGCTTCTCAAGTCAGGAAAGGATCTCAACAGTAAAATCACTCACAAGGATAGTCTCTATATTATAAATGACAATGAGCTGGTTATGATGCTGGAGCAAGCCACAGAAGAAACGGTAAAGACAGCAATCAAACTCAAACCAATTAAAGTAATTGCTCTGGACAAATTGTTTAAGGGCAACGATCAGTTAAAAACCAATACGGCATTACAAATGAAGGATGCAGGTATTGAATTTAAAACCATATAA
- a CDS encoding AAA family ATPase: protein MLDRIKIKGYKSIRDLDIDLEMITLLIGSNGVGKSNFISFFKLVNNIYEQRLEQYSLKQGIDNLLYYGRKNTDLIEGYLNFGKNAYRFKLEPQETGSFFITQEDSIYHNAPNNHSFWNQNTKESGIKTSNSIRDRYLREHLETFKIYHFHDTSPSAPLRTPANINDNRILKENGDNLAAYLYYLQEKHPKSFKRIEKTIASIAPFFERFNLEPDRLDETRIKLIWNEVDQPDTYFDASHLSDGSLRFMALTTLLLQPELPQIIIIDEPELGLHPVAVNKLAGLIKSAAAKGCQVIVSTQSVNLLNNFEPKNIITVDKVDNQSSFDRLDNNDLDRWLDDYSMGELWTKSIIKGQPQ from the coding sequence ATGTTAGATCGTATTAAAATCAAGGGCTACAAGTCAATCCGTGATCTGGATATAGATCTGGAAATGATCACATTGCTCATAGGAAGCAACGGCGTTGGAAAATCTAATTTCATTTCGTTCTTTAAATTGGTCAACAACATTTACGAGCAAAGACTTGAGCAATATTCTTTAAAACAAGGCATTGACAATCTTTTGTATTATGGTCGTAAAAATACAGATCTCATAGAGGGATATTTGAATTTCGGGAAAAACGCTTACCGTTTCAAATTAGAGCCTCAAGAAACTGGCTCTTTTTTCATAACTCAAGAAGATAGTATTTACCACAATGCACCTAACAATCATTCATTTTGGAATCAGAACACCAAAGAGAGCGGTATTAAAACTTCTAATAGCATACGGGATAGATATTTACGTGAACACTTAGAAACCTTTAAAATCTATCATTTTCACGATACCAGTCCAAGCGCCCCATTACGTACGCCGGCAAATATTAATGACAACAGAATATTGAAGGAAAACGGCGATAATCTTGCGGCCTATTTGTACTACCTACAGGAAAAGCACCCTAAAAGTTTTAAACGTATAGAGAAAACCATTGCCAGTATTGCCCCATTTTTTGAAAGATTTAATTTGGAACCAGACAGGCTAGACGAAACACGTATCAAATTGATATGGAACGAGGTCGATCAACCAGATACCTATTTTGATGCCAGCCATCTATCGGATGGTAGCTTACGCTTTATGGCGCTTACGACATTGTTACTACAGCCTGAATTACCACAAATCATAATCATTGATGAGCCTGAATTAGGCTTGCATCCAGTAGCGGTAAATAAACTCGCAGGGCTTATTAAAAGTGCCGCTGCAAAGGGTTGTCAAGTAATCGTTTCTACCCAATCGGTCAACCTCTTAAACAATTTTGAACCAAAGAACATTATTACGGTGGACAAGGTAGATAATCAATCCAGTTTTGACCGTTTGGACAATAATGACTTGGACAGATGGCTGGACGATTATTCTATGGGCGAATTGTGGACCAAAAGTATCATTAAAGGCCAGCCACAATGA
- a CDS encoding DUF4276 family protein, whose translation MRRIVIIVEGDTEEAFVNTMLQPYFIHKGIVVNCFKIKHTKGGLTKYSHFKKDIIKTVYENNVVISSLIDFYALPKDFPRYDEATAIVNKSDRLLFLENAIREDIEQTQGGSFANLFPYIQLHEFEALVFSSITGIQALFEEDEANITQIRTIINGHNSPEDINDSPETAPSKRLLNLISGYNKIVDGVLILDEIGLPVIIEKCPRFHWWLNELERRASL comes from the coding sequence ATGAGAAGAATAGTAATTATTGTAGAGGGCGATACAGAAGAGGCTTTTGTAAACACGATGCTGCAACCCTATTTTATACACAAAGGCATCGTTGTGAATTGTTTTAAAATCAAGCATACAAAAGGTGGATTGACTAAATATTCACACTTCAAAAAGGACATCATTAAAACGGTCTATGAAAACAACGTGGTAATATCCAGTCTCATAGATTTTTATGCCTTACCAAAAGATTTTCCTCGTTATGATGAAGCAACAGCCATTGTAAATAAGAGCGACAGATTGTTATTTCTTGAAAATGCCATACGTGAAGATATTGAGCAGACACAAGGAGGATCATTTGCAAACCTATTCCCTTACATCCAGCTGCATGAGTTTGAGGCATTAGTATTCTCATCCATCACAGGTATTCAAGCACTTTTTGAAGAAGATGAAGCAAATATCACACAAATACGAACGATCATTAATGGTCATAATTCGCCAGAAGATATCAATGATAGTCCAGAAACGGCACCGTCAAAACGCTTATTGAATCTGATAAGCGGTTATAATAAAATTGTGGACGGCGTATTAATCTTAGATGAAATAGGCCTTCCTGTAATTATTGAAAAATGTCCACGCTTTCACTGGTGGTTGAATGAATTAGAACGTAGAGCAAGTTTATGA
- a CDS encoding restriction endonuclease, with amino-acid sequence MKLEFEASLPYQNEARKSVIDLFEGQPKEDAAVNNNVYQGTQQSLIVGVSNNLILSEEQLLKNLKAIQERNEIEASKKLDGMNFSIEMETGTGKTYVYLRTIYDLNEQYGFKKFVIVVPSVAIREGVLKNLEITHDHFQNIYEKEPIHFQVYESKNVSSLKGFANGNTIEIMVMNIDAFAKDDNIINQPHYKTNGLKPVEYIKSTNPIVIVDEPQNMETDKRREAIENLNPLCTIRYSATHRNMYNLVYNLNPVKAYDLGLVKQIEVDSVMEENADNAAYVAVTSIVAAKRGVSAKVAIMTNTDNGVKKKTVTVKTGSDLYKLSNNREIYNEGFIIEEIDAANNCISLSNGNIIYKGASQGGLNEEVMKFQMRKTIEEHLKKEKKFLDLKDEDGNPEKIKVLSLFFIDKVANYRSYDANSNALKGKFALWFEEIYKELVAKNTFKELDRFDINDIHNGYFASDKKGKWKDTADTARSKESADAADTYNLIMKDKERLLDIKNPLRFIFSHSALREGWDNPNVFQICTLNETKSEIKKRQEIGRGLRLAVNDSGKRNKDKNVNRLTVIANESYEDFAKALQKEIEDECGVSFSGRIKNKRERTPIEYRKGFEADPKFLTLWEKIKQHTTYRVDYNTDNLIEKAAEVLKELPEIKAPSIRSVKVGIKMDATGVDTMYASEGFQSYDLKNWLIPDVYEYIQDRTDLTRSTIAAILKKSGRMKEILINPQLFLDLSTQAIRRTLYELMIKGIKYEKIAGSEYEMRRFEAQELEIYVNDFTYTVTDESKTIYKEYIPLDSKVESQFAADCESSENVQFYFKLPSWFKIPTPIGTYNPDWAVILQNDAKIYFVAETKDTGTNEVDVTKLHLDEQLKIRCGKAHFKELDNVAYKVVRTVGQLRG; translated from the coding sequence ATGAAATTAGAATTTGAAGCATCCTTACCCTACCAAAACGAAGCGCGCAAAAGCGTGATCGATCTATTTGAAGGCCAGCCTAAAGAAGATGCTGCGGTAAATAACAATGTTTATCAAGGCACTCAACAGTCACTCATTGTAGGTGTGAGCAACAACCTCATTTTGTCTGAAGAGCAACTGCTTAAAAACCTAAAAGCTATACAAGAACGCAATGAGATAGAAGCCTCAAAAAAGCTGGACGGTATGAACTTTTCAATAGAGATGGAAACCGGTACAGGTAAAACCTATGTGTATCTGCGTACCATTTATGACCTCAACGAGCAGTATGGTTTTAAAAAGTTTGTCATTGTGGTACCATCGGTGGCCATACGTGAGGGTGTATTGAAAAACTTGGAAATAACGCACGACCACTTTCAGAACATCTATGAAAAGGAACCCATACATTTTCAGGTATATGAGAGCAAGAATGTAAGCAGTCTAAAGGGTTTTGCAAACGGTAATACGATTGAGATAATGGTTATGAATATTGACGCTTTCGCGAAAGATGACAATATTATAAATCAACCACACTATAAAACCAATGGGTTAAAACCAGTAGAGTACATCAAGAGCACAAACCCCATCGTGATTGTGGATGAACCACAAAATATGGAAACCGACAAACGTCGGGAAGCTATTGAAAATTTAAATCCATTGTGCACAATTCGCTATTCTGCAACGCATAGAAACATGTACAATCTCGTCTATAACTTAAATCCAGTAAAGGCTTATGACCTTGGTTTGGTAAAGCAGATTGAAGTAGATAGCGTGATGGAAGAAAATGCAGACAACGCGGCTTATGTAGCGGTCACATCCATTGTCGCAGCAAAAAGAGGTGTCTCAGCCAAAGTCGCTATAATGACCAATACAGACAATGGTGTTAAAAAGAAAACAGTCACGGTAAAAACAGGAAGCGATCTATACAAACTATCCAACAACCGTGAAATTTATAACGAAGGTTTCATTATAGAAGAGATTGATGCAGCCAATAATTGCATTTCATTATCGAACGGAAATATCATCTATAAAGGTGCGTCCCAAGGCGGTCTCAATGAGGAAGTGATGAAATTTCAGATGCGTAAGACGATTGAAGAACACCTTAAAAAAGAAAAGAAATTTCTCGATTTAAAAGATGAGGATGGAAACCCTGAAAAGATAAAAGTACTCTCATTATTCTTCATTGATAAAGTAGCGAACTACAGGAGTTATGATGCAAATAGTAATGCCCTCAAGGGAAAGTTTGCGTTGTGGTTTGAGGAAATTTATAAGGAGCTTGTCGCAAAAAACACATTCAAAGAATTAGATCGTTTTGATATCAATGATATTCATAACGGCTATTTCGCAAGCGACAAAAAAGGCAAATGGAAAGATACGGCAGACACCGCAAGATCAAAAGAAAGTGCTGATGCAGCAGACACCTACAACCTTATTATGAAGGATAAGGAGCGCTTACTGGATATAAAAAACCCATTGCGATTTATCTTTTCACATTCCGCTTTACGAGAAGGTTGGGATAATCCAAACGTGTTTCAAATCTGCACGTTGAATGAAACCAAATCTGAAATTAAGAAGCGACAGGAAATAGGCCGTGGTTTGCGATTGGCGGTCAATGATAGTGGTAAGAGGAATAAAGATAAAAATGTCAATAGGTTAACCGTAATTGCAAATGAGAGTTATGAAGATTTCGCGAAAGCACTACAAAAAGAAATAGAAGACGAGTGCGGTGTTTCCTTTTCTGGAAGAATCAAAAACAAAAGGGAACGAACCCCAATTGAGTACAGAAAAGGATTTGAAGCAGATCCCAAATTCTTGACACTTTGGGAAAAAATCAAGCAGCATACGACGTATCGTGTAGATTATAACACGGATAATTTAATAGAAAAAGCTGCTGAAGTATTGAAGGAGTTACCCGAAATTAAAGCACCTTCCATAAGATCAGTAAAAGTCGGTATTAAAATGGATGCTACTGGTGTAGATACAATGTATGCCAGTGAAGGCTTTCAAAGTTATGACCTGAAAAATTGGCTTATACCAGATGTTTACGAATACATCCAGGATAGAACAGACCTTACCAGATCCACAATAGCTGCCATTCTTAAAAAATCAGGTAGAATGAAAGAGATATTGATCAATCCTCAGCTTTTCCTAGACTTAAGCACACAGGCCATACGACGCACATTATATGAGCTAATGATCAAGGGTATTAAGTATGAAAAAATTGCTGGAAGCGAGTATGAAATGCGCCGTTTTGAAGCGCAAGAACTGGAGATTTACGTCAACGACTTTACCTATACAGTTACCGATGAGAGTAAAACTATTTATAAAGAGTATATCCCATTAGATTCCAAAGTAGAAAGCCAGTTTGCTGCAGATTGTGAATCCAGCGAGAATGTTCAATTCTATTTCAAATTACCTTCTTGGTTTAAAATCCCAACGCCTATAGGAACCTATAATCCAGATTGGGCAGTAATTTTACAAAATGACGCTAAAATATATTTTGTTGCAGAAACTAAGGATACAGGAACCAATGAAGTAGATGTAACAAAACTACACTTAGACGAGCAACTTAAAATAAGGTGTGGAAAGGCACATTTTAAAGAGCTGGACAATGTTGCCTATAAGGTCGTGCGAACTGTTGGGCAATTGAGAGGATAA
- a CDS encoding DUF2188 domain-containing protein, whose translation MSLDKYHLSKKGENWQLKKEGNQRATETFEGTKSDAIKESSAHLKKGEGASLRIHKTDGKIQEERTYPRSKDPKSSKG comes from the coding sequence ATGAGCCTTGACAAATATCATTTATCCAAAAAAGGGGAGAACTGGCAACTAAAAAAGGAAGGCAATCAGAGAGCAACAGAAACCTTTGAGGGTACAAAATCTGATGCAATTAAAGAGAGCTCTGCACATTTGAAAAAAGGAGAAGGAGCGTCCCTTAGAATTCATAAAACTGATGGTAAAATCCAGGAAGAACGTACTTATCCACGCTCTAAAGATCCGAAAAGCAGTAAAGGATAG
- a CDS encoding DUF5675 family protein → MDLLLKRSYFEKGTNGALFINGVLICFMIELPWKDNKKEISCIPEGSYNVIPRVSKRFGNHLHVSDVYNRSLILIHPANNAEKELRGCLAPVSQLIGIGQGWSSKAALTKLLSLCHQTYDLNQKVTLIITS, encoded by the coding sequence ATGGATCTTCTTCTGAAACGAAGCTATTTTGAAAAGGGCACCAATGGTGCTCTTTTTATTAATGGTGTCCTGATCTGCTTTATGATTGAACTGCCGTGGAAAGACAACAAAAAGGAAATCTCTTGTATTCCAGAAGGTAGTTATAACGTGATCCCGAGAGTGTCTAAACGTTTTGGGAATCATTTGCACGTTTCGGACGTCTACAACCGCAGTTTGATTTTGATTCATCCTGCAAATAATGCAGAAAAGGAACTGCGCGGCTGTCTGGCTCCGGTTTCTCAATTGATCGGAATTGGTCAAGGTTGGTCCTCTAAAGCGGCATTAACCAAGTTGCTGTCGCTCTGTCATCAAACTTATGACCTCAACCAAAAAGTTACACTCATCATAACATCCTAA
- a CDS encoding Arm DNA-binding domain-containing protein gives MKSRLVFSLLFWLETSRVQNGMAPIIARITVNGKRSNISLQRKVDVARWSKSRSKATGSSQESIKLNRFLDQFQINIYETFDKLVKEKAHISPQSIKSRYLGQDSQEYSLLDLVEYHNEKMIISLK, from the coding sequence ATGAAATCACGGTTAGTATTTAGTCTGCTATTTTGGCTGGAAACCTCCAGAGTTCAAAATGGAATGGCTCCAATTATCGCACGCATTACTGTAAATGGTAAGCGATCAAACATCAGTTTGCAAAGAAAAGTTGATGTTGCCCGGTGGAGCAAATCCAGATCTAAAGCCACCGGGAGTAGTCAAGAGTCCATAAAACTCAACCGATTCCTAGATCAGTTTCAAATTAATATCTACGAGACTTTCGACAAGTTAGTAAAAGAGAAGGCTCACATAAGCCCTCAATCCATCAAGTCAAGGTATTTAGGTCAAGATAGCCAAGAATATAGTTTATTGGATTTAGTTGAGTATCACAATGAAAAAATGATCATTTCACTTAAATAA
- a CDS encoding fasciclin domain-containing protein produces the protein MEGDKMMNDEKTVMVGGAAMYPSKNIVENAVNSKDHTTLVAAVKAADLVSTLQGEGPFTVFAPTNAAFEKLPAGTVETLLKPENKTALQGVLTYHVVAGNFSAKNIIDAINKNNGSFTVTTVNGQKLTASLKGGKVILTDAKGGTSTVTIADVNQSNGVIHVVDTVLLPA, from the coding sequence ATGGAAGGTGACAAGATGATGAATGATGAGAAAACCGTAATGGTAGGTGGTGCAGCAATGTATCCTTCTAAAAACATTGTGGAGAACGCTGTAAATTCTAAAGACCACACGACACTAGTCGCAGCAGTTAAGGCGGCAGACTTGGTGAGCACCTTACAAGGTGAAGGTCCCTTTACCGTTTTTGCTCCTACAAATGCAGCTTTTGAAAAACTTCCAGCAGGCACAGTAGAGACTTTGCTAAAGCCAGAGAACAAAACAGCACTTCAAGGCGTATTGACGTACCATGTCGTGGCAGGTAATTTCAGTGCAAAAAACATTATTGATGCGATCAATAAAAATAATGGTTCTTTTACAGTTACTACAGTCAACGGCCAAAAACTCACGGCCAGCTTAAAAGGCGGTAAAGTGATCTTAACAGATGCTAAGGGTGGTACATCCACAGTTACTATTGCAGACGTTAACCAGTCCAACGGAGTCATACACGTGGTAGATACCGTACTACTTCCTGCATAA
- a CDS encoding DUF1905 domain-containing protein: MKGKWGDLKVSGTIDGYEIKGKNLGPVKNSDKKMSVNSEIRNAINKDGGDTVIVTLYLENQTGTNDNSEILECFKDAQVLQIFKRLDKMEQTEILNEIWTVATDDQKAEKIIKAIDNLESKRR; this comes from the coding sequence ATCAAAGGAAAATGGGGAGATTTAAAAGTTTCAGGGACAATAGATGGTTATGAAATAAAGGGTAAGAATTTGGGACCAGTAAAAAATTCTGACAAAAAAATGTCCGTTAATTCAGAAATTAGAAACGCGATAAATAAAGATGGAGGGGATACCGTAATTGTGACATTATATCTAGAAAATCAAACCGGAACGAATGATAATTCTGAAATTTTGGAATGCTTTAAGGATGCACAAGTATTGCAAATTTTTAAACGACTGGACAAAATGGAACAGACAGAGATTCTAAATGAAATCTGGACTGTTGCAACGGACGACCAAAAAGCGGAAAAAATAATCAAGGCCATTGACAATCTTGAAAGTAAACGAAGATAA